AAGCATCTTTAATCAGCATCTGCTCGTAGAGATTCACCAGAAACTCTTGGGCTTGTTCCCGACTCATATCGCGTACCAACGTAGCAAACGATCGCAGATTGAATTGTTGTTCCAGCGTTAGCTCAATTGACTTATCCATGATGGTCATTCCTGAAATAAGAGAGAGAGTAGTAATGTGGAGAAGATACAAGTGCTATCTCCACCTTTCCAGGATGATGGGCAATCTTAGGATTTGGTGTAGCTAAAGTAACGATTCCCGGCGATGAAGTCATTACTCAGCCTCAGATTAATTGATAGCTGGGTTAAACTTACCTGATAAGTTAAATTAACTAATTTGCCAGCAATCCACAGATGAATAAATCTAATCATTCTCACTCTGTAGAATTACTGAATCTCGATTAGGATCTACGGGGTGAACTCTGCTGCATGAAATCTACAGGACAAGATTTGTTTTGCTCAGTAGCTTCTGTCGAGGCTTAGGAGTTACCTGAAGGATCGATCGTGATGACTACCACAGTAATATTGTCTCGGCCTCCATGGTCCTTGGCCGCGTTAATTAAGGTACTCGCAGCCATATCACAGGCTCGAATTGTTTTGAGATTATTGGCAATCAGAGAATCACTAAGTTCTTCTGTGAGGCCATCACTACACAGCAGAAGCCGATCGCCGGGTTTGACATCGATTTGCTGCATATCGATTTCTGAGCTTTCTTCCCGGCCAAGGCACTGGGACAGCACATGGCGCATTGGGTGCACACGGGCCTGATCCGGGGTCAAGGTTCCAGAACTAACAGCACGGGCAATCCAAGTATGATCCCTCGTAATTTGTTCCAACGTAGCGCCCCGCATTTGGTACAGCCGCGAGTCACCCACATGGGCACACCACACCTCTCCCTGACGAAACAGCAGCGCCACTGCTGTTGTTCCCATGTCGCTGCGTTCCGGGTGTAGCTTTTGGTCGTAGAGAATCGCTTGATTCGCTTTTAAAAACGCTTGCTCCAACAAATCCTGGGAGGAATCCTCCGAATCCCAAAAGCGCTGGAAATGGCCATACATTGCCTCGATCGCGAGACGACTGGCTTCCTGTCCCCCAGCATGGCCGCCCATTCCGTCCGCTACGACAAAGAATCTACCCTCAGGATCCGTGTGATAGGCATCCTGGTTAGCCGAGCGCACTAGCCCCGGATCAGTCATTCCTGCGAAAAAACGTTTCATGAACAGACAGCACTCAGCGAACAAGGTTGAAGAAATGGAAACAAGGCGTAAAGCCCCTAGGGCAGTCGCTCAAAGCGATCGAGCTTAATTAACAGGCGTACTAGGGCAGTCCCTGCAGCTAGTGCTGCCAAGGCAGCCAAAACCGCCGCCCATACCCAATGGTTCACCAGTAGGATGGTTGCAGACAGGGTAAACGTACAAACCAACAATGTGTAGTTGGTTCCCATATTAACCCCTGTCAGCTTGCGCAGCACACGATCGGTTTCGCTCGATCGCACCCGGACACGCAAGTCTCCCCGTTCCAATTTATCTAGGGTATCCTCAATCCGTCGGGGGAGTCCTAGGGCAGAATTACTGACCTGGGCCGCTTGACGACTCAGCTCATTTAATAGGTTGCCCGCTTCTGAATAGGGATTCTCATTGGCCATAAGCTGCATTGCAAAGGGTTTTGCAACCTCCATAAAATTAAACTCAGGATCCAAGCCTTTGCCCACTCCTT
The Alkalinema sp. FACHB-956 DNA segment above includes these coding regions:
- a CDS encoding NblA/ycf18 family protein; translated protein: MDKSIELTLEQQFNLRSFATLVRDMSREQAQEFLVNLYEQMLIKDAYYKHFLRKEWGLEEQGWEGSS
- a CDS encoding Stp1/IreP family PP2C-type Ser/Thr phosphatase, with product MKRFFAGMTDPGLVRSANQDAYHTDPEGRFFVVADGMGGHAGGQEASRLAIEAMYGHFQRFWDSEDSSQDLLEQAFLKANQAILYDQKLHPERSDMGTTAVALLFRQGEVWCAHVGDSRLYQMRGATLEQITRDHTWIARAVSSGTLTPDQARVHPMRHVLSQCLGREESSEIDMQQIDVKPGDRLLLCSDGLTEELSDSLIANNLKTIRACDMAASTLINAAKDHGGRDNITVVVITIDPSGNS